In Erigeron canadensis isolate Cc75 chromosome 8, C_canadensis_v1, whole genome shotgun sequence, the DNA window GCCACTTTTTCTGCAAATTCCACAAAGATTGGCATTTTTACCTTCTTTAATGTCCATTCCATTTCGTAACCTTGTTGAACGAGGACGACCCTTCTTATTCTCCTTTAGATCTGAATTTGGAAGCAATTTTATAATAGACGATAAGCGTGGCCAATATTCTTCGTGAGGTAGCGGTGAAAACTCAGATTCCCAAGTAGAACAATATTCGACAATAGAATAACATCTATCAACATATTGCCAACTGTTCAAAGAGAGTTTGGCACATGCACTTAAGACGTGAGAACAAGGATACTTATAAATCTCCCACTTACCACACGTGCATTTCTTTTGTTCCAAATTAACTACTTGCACATTTCTTCCTTTTTGAGTTATTAACTCAAATATTCCTTTCTCTCGGTTGAAAGATCTCAAGGTATGTGCACCAACTTTTGACATTAAAGcaacttgttttgcaacaaCATGGGGAGTATATGCATCTCCGTTAGCTTGAGCATTAGATCCCAAAGGACGCCTCGCATTAAAAAAATGTACCAGTCTATAAAATGTAAGTTGAACACATGCTGTGATCGGTAAAAAACGAGCACCTTTGAGGAcactattaaatatttctgaTAAGTTTGTAGTGAGCAAGCCGTATCGCTTTCCGCCATCATGTGCAAGTGTCCATCTCTCAAGTGAATGTCTCTCAAGTCATTGACGAGCATATGGATTTAGTCTTCCAATTTCTTCCATTATGGAGTTAAACTTACGAACTTGATTTTGACTCCCAGCACGTTATGCTAAAGCTTTCAGTTGTGGGTTACGAAACTTATCTTGAAAGTTTTGGATGAAATGTCGTAAGCAATACCTATTAAGAACCAGTCAAATATTAGACACAAAACTTATGATGAATGTGTTTATATAAAGATGATAAATAATACCTATGAAAGCCACGTGGTTCTGACCAGGGAGATCCTTGCTCAGTTACTACCTTTAGGATTCCAATATGACGATTGGATATCAAACAAATGCCTTCTCGATCTTTCATCACATGTTTTTTAACATGAGAAAGAAACCATTTCCAACTGTTGTAAGATTCACTTTCCACAATAGCAAATGCAAGAGGCAATATTTGATTGTTACCATCTACTCCCATTGCAATCATCATTTTACCCTTGTACTTACCATACAAGTGAGTGGCATCAATACTAATCACAGGTCGACAATGTTCAAATCCTATTATAGAAGGAGAAAAAGCCCAGAAAACACGTTTGAATTCTACATGATCCTCATTATCGGGCCTAACAATACACCATTCAACTACAGTCCCGGGATTGAACATTTGAAGTGCAGCTAAAAATTTAGGTAGCGAGTTATATGATTCATCCCAATTTCCAAAAACTTGTTCAATTGCTTTTTGCTTTCCTACCACAACTTCTTGTATGAAGCTGTATAACCTAATTTATCAACTATTTCAGCTCTCAAAGCGGGAATACTAATGCCAGGTTGCTCTTTTATAAGATGTTGAACTTCTTGAGCGATCAAACTTGCATTTAGGGCATGATCTTGAGTAATCCCAGGGTTTAAACAAGTATGTGGTCCTGTATACTTTGTGATCTCAAAATATCCACTATCTTTGCGTTTACATGCGCGAACTTTCCATTTGCAACCAGATTGTGAATATAACTTGCACCTTATGCTCCAAATAGTTGGGCGTGTTTCAACCACCGTATACTGTCTATGTGTCTTGATGGAGTGGAGCTTGATAGCTTTAATAAGTTCTTTCTTATCCTTAAAAGAAGCTTTTCCTAGCTCTCGAGTGAAATCATCTTTACTCTTGGAGTGTGAGTCCATCCAATTTCCATCGGTGGTCATATTTACTCCCTCCAAACTAGTAAAAAATGATGGTACTTGAGATTCATTGTCATGTGGTGCTTCATCTCTATTTGGTGCTTCTGTTTCTTCATTGTCATCTCCATCTCTAGTTCCATCTTCTTCAAACATGTCAGTCGGATCAACTTCATTTTCAGTGTCAAATCCACTCACCATTGCATTATTTACTACAGCAATTTGGGAGATTGTGTTAAAATTCTCATTCTGAATCATCTCAGATACGACATTAGCATGACTCTTGAGTTGACTGCTTCGTTCTTCTATCAAGATTGATTCTTGAGTCCTGCTAGTGATGTAGTAACCAAATAAACAAcgttacaaatatatttataaacttaaaatgaTGTATAAGACAACTAGATACCATCTGCGTGGGTtgattttgttctttttcttcaatCTCTAGATACAAATCAAGATTACATAATCTCTCATGGACACTAACAACATCAAACATAATAGCAATGTCATCATCGTCTTTGATGTGAAGAGGAACATATTTTGTTACTTTTCCAATACCAACAAATGGATATCTACatataattttgatattatGTAGTTGTTGATTGATCGATGTAGCTTGGTTGACTCGATTGATTAATTCATCATCTTTAATGCCACAGTGAATCTTAATTGCTTTACTTGGAGACTTATCATAAATTACACCATCTGGACCATCACAAATTGTGCCGCCCGAGTAACATAATAGGGTAACAAATTTATGCttcatacttttttttcttatcatctacataaacaaagaaaaataacaataagcaaaaaaaattaaaatagagtGTGGCTCATGGGGTAGCAGTAACCTTAAGgagaaaaaataaaacacatacaaTTTGTTGGAGCCAAGATCACGATGCTAATGCTATAATTAAACATAAggaataaaacaattaaacataaaaaaaccaaattaatgTTTGTTAGATGAATTCCTAAAGAGCAATAGGTTGTGGGGTAGCAGCATCATCAAGTCtacaaacattaaataataataataaataattaaactcACCAATTTTTACTTGTAATGATTTATAGGTGGAGTGTGTTGGCTAGCAGCATCATCAAGCCATTAATGGGGAGAAATAAACTTTCCATTCGATCGGATGAAATATAGGGTTACAGTGTTTGCTAATAATGGTTATAAATTGAGGGTTTTAGTTAGATCTTTTTATTTAAGTTGGtagatatcatatatatttattaaacgaaatatcaaaacataaaagtaaatgttggTAGAAGTGGTATTATGTCTACTTCTTTTCTGATAGACGTAGGTTCGagacttttgtttttcttcttaatttttaaGAAGAATATAAGGATACTACACTTAAAAaggaaatatttttacaactacaccattttagtaaatactttttcaaacTACACCATCTTGGGTAAAAACTAATGAAAACATGTGTTAGAAACTGAAAATTAGAAAGCTAATGGGTAGTAAGTGGCTTTAAAAGCTGTATTATGCTGGAAGGTTCCATTGTTTTCCTTATTATTATGACATGAATGAAAAGCCATAAGGCCTTATAAACCCCAAATGCGGTGGTTGCATACACTCATATCAAAGCAGTCCAATATCAAACCTTTTGGGGTTCAGCAGGTTGTGCAATGATATGAAGCTGCCTATGTGCTTCtacacaaagaaaaaaaaggtcaaCACAATGCAGGCAACCAATATCTCCATCATATGAAGCTGTCTCTGAATTGAGTTAATCCTTGAAGTGCAATGacaaaataaaacatgaaaCTTGCTGTTTGATATGTGATATTTATCCAACTGCAAACAAACACAACATAGTCTGTTTTAATCGAAAGTCAAAGTGgaataacaaattaaacacaTATTCAAAATCATGCATATTTCTATCAAATAGAAATGATAAGAAGGTATTTGACTTGTTTTAGAAAAGACAGAAACTCAAACTATACTGTTGGGAAGATAAAACTCTACAATATATGGTAAATCTCAACATAAACAAACCTGGTTTACCAATCTTTTTCAAAAACTAGAGTAGAACTATATTGAGACATAATAATATCAGAAACAATTAATGTAGTGTTGGAATGAGATCATTATAATAAATcacaagaaaaattaaaaaaaaaataaaataccttCGTAATTGCTCAGTTCCATATAGCCACACGAGGAATTTTAGAGAGAAGGGGCCTGTAGGAGCCTCTTTTACGCAGCATCTTTCTTTTCAGTTGGTTTGGGCATCCTCTAATGGTGAAACACAAAAGTGAAGGCAACAAGGTTTTTGGTAGATCTTTCATCTTCGGGCACCTATGTATGTGGAAATGTTGGAGGGAGGTGAGGTGCTGGAGCCCCCCTGATATTCTTTCCATTCTCTTAA includes these proteins:
- the LOC122580536 gene encoding uncharacterized protein LOC122580536 isoform X2 codes for the protein MIRKKSMKHKFVTLLCYSGGTICDGPDGVIYDKSPSKAIKIHCGIKDDELINRVNQATSINQQLHNIKIICRYPFVGIGKVTKYVPLHIKDDDDIAIMFDVVSVHERLCNLDLYLEIEEKEQNQPTQMVSRTQESILIEERSSQLKSHANVVSEMIQNENFNTISQIAVVNNAMVSGFDTENEVDPTDMFEEDGTRDGDDNEETEAPNRDEAPHDNESQVPSFFTSLEGVNMTTDGNWMDSHSKSKDDFTRELGKASFKDKKELIKAIKLHSIKTHRQYTVVETRPTIWSIRCKLSLFSRLKCMCQTLFEQLAIC
- the LOC122580536 gene encoding uncharacterized protein LOC122580536 isoform X1 — protein: MIRKKSMKHKFVTLLCYSGGTICDGPDGVIYDKSPSKAIKIHCGIKDDELINRVNQATSINQQLHNIKIICRYPFVGIGKVTKYVPLHIKDDDDIAIMFDVVSVHERLCNLDLYLEIEEKEQNQPTQMVSRTQESILIEERSSQLKSHANVVSEMIQNENFNTISQIAVVNNAMVSGFDTENEVDPTDMFEEDGTRDGDDNEETEAPNRDEAPHDNESQVPSFFTSLEGVNMTTDGNWMDSHSKSKDDFTRELGKASFKDKKELIKAIKLHSIKTHRQYTVVETRPTIWSIRCKLYSQSGCKWKVRACKRKDSGYFEITKYTGPHTCLNPGITQDHALNASLIAQEVQHLIKEQPGISIPALRAEIVDKLGYTASYKKLW